The following proteins are encoded in a genomic region of Porphyrobacter sp. CACIAM 03H1:
- a CDS encoding outer membrane protein: MKALSLAALSAVLVAVPVQAEDEFDGFYAGASIGYDFQAGDSGETISFDRGSNGTFGESVTTAAGANAFSPGFCGGAATSTQNSNCRSDSDGVGFAGRFGYDSQMGKLVIGAVAEIGTADLRDSVAAFSTTPAFYTMTREIDYTAALRLRAGFTPAAKTLIYATGGVAYAKLDQSFETSNTANSFTVLEDDETWGYQLGAGVEQKLGTNVSLGVEYLFTGYGADDTLIRVGQGTAGATNPFVLANGVDFRRAGDSFDIQTVKAVLTYRF; this comes from the coding sequence ATGAAAGCACTTTCCCTCGCCGCCCTTTCGGCGGTCCTCGTCGCCGTGCCCGTCCAGGCAGAGGACGAGTTCGACGGCTTCTACGCCGGCGCCTCGATCGGCTACGATTTCCAGGCCGGCGACAGTGGCGAAACGATCAGCTTCGACCGCGGCTCCAACGGCACCTTCGGCGAAAGCGTGACCACCGCTGCGGGCGCCAACGCCTTCTCGCCGGGCTTCTGCGGCGGCGCGGCAACCTCGACGCAGAACAGCAACTGCCGCAGCGACTCCGACGGCGTGGGTTTCGCGGGCCGGTTCGGCTATGACAGCCAGATGGGCAAGCTGGTGATCGGCGCCGTGGCCGAGATCGGCACCGCCGACCTGCGGGATTCGGTGGCGGCCTTCAGCACCACGCCCGCGTTCTACACCATGACCCGCGAGATCGATTACACCGCGGCGCTGCGCCTGCGCGCCGGCTTCACCCCCGCCGCGAAGACCCTGATCTACGCGACCGGCGGCGTGGCCTATGCCAAGCTCGACCAGTCCTTCGAGACCAGCAACACGGCCAACTCCTTCACCGTGCTCGAGGACGACGAGACCTGGGGCTACCAGCTGGGCGCCGGAGTCGAACAGAAGCTCGGCACGAATGTCTCGCTCGGCGTCGAGTATCTCTTCACCGGCTACGGCGCGGACGACACGCTGATCCGCGTCGGCCAGGGCACCGCCGGCGCGACCAACCCCTTCGTGCTGGCGAACGGCGTCGACTTCCGGCGCGCGGGCGATTCCTTCGACATCCAGACGGTCAAGGCGGTGCTGACCTACCGCTTCTGA
- a CDS encoding ribonuclease D, with protein MAVHFHEEDLPAGVLAGSGALAVDTETMGLVTHRDRLCVVQISDGSGDEHLVRFNPGSRYDAPNLKALLGDPAREKIYHFARFDLAAIHYYLGVMAGPVFCTKIASKLTRTYTDRHGLKNLVEELLGESISKQQQSSDWGGPVITDPQRDYAASDVRYLHRLRAELATRLEREGRTGIAQACFDFLPTRALLDIAGWAESDIFSHM; from the coding sequence ATGGCAGTGCATTTTCACGAAGAGGATCTCCCCGCCGGCGTGCTGGCCGGAAGCGGGGCGCTCGCGGTCGATACCGAGACGATGGGCCTCGTCACCCACCGCGACCGGCTGTGCGTGGTGCAGATCTCCGACGGCAGCGGCGACGAGCATCTCGTGCGCTTCAATCCCGGCAGCCGCTACGACGCGCCGAACCTCAAGGCGCTGCTCGGCGATCCTGCGCGCGAGAAGATCTACCACTTCGCCCGCTTCGATCTCGCTGCGATCCATTACTACCTCGGCGTCATGGCGGGCCCGGTGTTCTGCACCAAGATCGCCAGCAAGCTGACCCGCACCTATACCGACCGCCACGGCCTCAAGAACCTCGTCGAGGAACTGCTGGGGGAGAGCATCTCCAAGCAGCAGCAGTCGAGCGACTGGGGCGGGCCGGTGATCACCGATCCGCAGCGCGATTATGCCGCCTCCGACGTGCGCTATCTCCACCGCCTGCGCGCCGAACTGGCGACGCGGCTGGAACGCGAGGGGCGCACGGGAATCGCGCAGGCCTGCTTCGATTTCCTGCCCACCCGCGCGCTGCTCGACATCGCCGGCTGGGCCGAGAGCGACATCTTCAGCCACATGTAA
- a CDS encoding polyhydroxyalkanoate depolymerase: MLYHAYELQRSWMNSASALASISAGMLSNPANPFGYMGMGPLVANALDVFAHATAHYGKPEFGIASVTIDGQPHAVTQSTVLKRPFGDLLRFRVEGTPADRPRLLIVAPMSGHYATLLRGTVERMLESAEVFITDWADAKMVPASAGKFDLDDYIDYLMEFAEHVHGEAGGARIHMMAVCQPSVPAFAATALLNLHKSPATPATLTMMGGPIDTRECPTVVNNMAMQRPIEWFRQSVIATVPMKYPGSGRRVYPGFMQLSAFMSMNLSSHMMSHYEMFKHLTVGDEESAQATKDFYDEYRSVCDMTAEFYLQTVEEVFQKHSIPKGEFRHKGELVDITRITDTALLAIEGERDDISGLGQTRAALKLTPGLPEEKKRYYMAEGAGHYGIFNGSRWRTKVAPVVEEWIAAHAG, translated from the coding sequence ATGCTTTATCACGCCTACGAGCTCCAGCGCAGCTGGATGAACAGCGCCAGCGCGCTCGCTTCGATCAGCGCAGGGATGCTCTCCAACCCGGCCAATCCCTTCGGATACATGGGTATGGGCCCGCTGGTCGCCAACGCGCTCGATGTCTTCGCCCACGCCACCGCCCATTACGGCAAGCCCGAATTCGGGATCGCCTCGGTCACGATCGACGGCCAGCCGCACGCCGTGACGCAATCGACCGTGCTGAAGCGCCCCTTCGGCGATCTGCTCCGCTTCCGGGTCGAGGGCACGCCCGCCGACCGCCCGCGCCTGCTGATCGTTGCGCCGATGAGCGGCCATTACGCCACCCTGCTGCGCGGCACGGTGGAGCGGATGCTGGAATCGGCGGAGGTCTTCATCACCGACTGGGCCGATGCCAAGATGGTGCCGGCGAGCGCGGGCAAGTTCGATCTCGACGACTATATCGACTACCTGATGGAGTTCGCCGAGCACGTTCACGGCGAGGCAGGGGGTGCGCGCATCCACATGATGGCGGTGTGCCAGCCGAGTGTGCCCGCTTTTGCGGCGACCGCGCTCCTCAATCTCCACAAGTCGCCCGCCACGCCCGCCACGCTCACCATGATGGGCGGCCCGATCGACACGCGCGAGTGCCCCACGGTCGTCAACAACATGGCGATGCAGCGCCCGATCGAATGGTTCCGCCAGTCGGTGATCGCCACGGTGCCGATGAAATACCCGGGCAGCGGGCGGCGGGTCTATCCGGGCTTCATGCAGCTTTCGGCCTTCATGAGCATGAACCTCTCGAGCCACATGATGAGCCATTACGAGATGTTCAAGCACCTCACCGTCGGCGACGAGGAAAGCGCGCAGGCGACCAAGGATTTCTACGACGAATACCGCTCGGTCTGCGACATGACCGCGGAATTCTACCTCCAGACGGTGGAGGAGGTGTTCCAGAAGCACTCGATCCCCAAGGGCGAGTTCCGCCACAAGGGCGAGCTCGTCGACATCACCCGCATAACCGACACGGCGCTGCTCGCGATCGAGGGCGAGCGCGACGACATCTCAGGCCTCGGCCAGACCCGTGCCGCGCTCAAGCTCACCCCGGGCCTGCCCGAGGAGAAGAAGCGGTACTACATGGCGGAAGGGGCGGGCCACTACGGCATCTTCAACGGCTCGCGCTGGCGCACCAAGGTCGCGCCGGTGGTCGAGGAATGGATCGCCGCCCACGCAGGGTGA
- a CDS encoding enoyl-CoA hydratase — protein sequence MDDVILCEVADGIATVTLNRPQAMNALNRALRQRLAEVMRAVDADEAVRVVILTGAGERAFTAGLDLKELGSEEGALGSANATDPADNPVKAIELCRKPVIGAINGVAITGGFEVALACDVLIASTNARFADTHARVGIVPGWGLSQKLSRMIGISRAKELAFTGNFLDAATAHAWGLVNHVVAPEELLPLARKLAGDMAGIDPAFLGLYKRLIDDGYATSFGEGLALEAERSSAANRAVAPEEVEARRAAVQERGRGQT from the coding sequence ATGGACGACGTGATCCTGTGCGAGGTGGCCGATGGTATCGCCACCGTTACCCTCAACCGCCCCCAGGCGATGAACGCGCTGAACCGCGCGCTGAGGCAGCGCCTTGCCGAGGTGATGCGTGCCGTGGACGCGGACGAGGCGGTGCGGGTGGTGATCCTTACCGGCGCGGGCGAGCGTGCCTTCACCGCGGGGCTCGATCTCAAGGAACTGGGCAGCGAGGAAGGCGCGCTCGGCAGCGCCAATGCCACCGACCCGGCGGACAATCCGGTCAAGGCGATCGAGCTGTGCCGCAAGCCCGTGATCGGCGCGATCAACGGGGTCGCGATCACCGGCGGCTTCGAGGTCGCGCTCGCCTGCGACGTGCTGATCGCCAGCACCAACGCCCGCTTCGCCGATACCCACGCGCGGGTCGGGATCGTGCCGGGCTGGGGCCTGTCGCAGAAGCTGTCGCGCATGATCGGCATCAGCCGCGCCAAGGAGCTCGCCTTCACCGGCAACTTCCTCGATGCCGCCACGGCGCACGCCTGGGGCCTCGTCAACCATGTCGTCGCGCCGGAGGAGCTGCTGCCGCTGGCGCGCAAGCTGGCGGGGGACATGGCGGGCATCGATCCCGCATTCCTTGGCCTCTACAAGCGCCTCATCGACGACGGTTATGCGACCAGCTTCGGCGAGGGGCTGGCGCTCGAGGCGGAGCGTTCCAGCGCCGCCAACAGAGCGGTCGCCCCCGAGGAGGTCGAAGCCCGCCGCGCCGCCGTGCAGGAACGGGGACGAGGGCAGACCTGA
- the ung gene encoding uracil-DNA glycosylase, whose protein sequence is MSETLPESWRPVLEPVLATPEARKLGGWLKAEEAAGKVVYPPRGQRLAALALTPLDQVRCVILGQDPYHGPGQAHGLAFSVRAGVRPPPSLVNIYKELESDLGLPRPAGGDLSRWAEQGVLLLNNTLTVEAGLAGSHAGRGWDAVTDACVAAVAASERPTVFILWGSHARKKASRVPALGRSSHHLVLTSAHPSPLSAHNGFFGSRPFSQANAFLEAAGRGRIDWSL, encoded by the coding sequence TTGTCCGAAACCCTCCCCGAAAGCTGGCGGCCGGTGCTGGAGCCGGTGCTCGCGACCCCCGAGGCACGCAAGCTCGGCGGCTGGCTCAAGGCCGAGGAGGCGGCGGGCAAGGTGGTCTATCCCCCGCGCGGGCAACGCCTCGCCGCGCTGGCGCTGACCCCGCTCGATCAGGTGCGCTGCGTGATCCTCGGGCAGGATCCCTATCACGGGCCCGGGCAGGCGCACGGCCTCGCCTTCTCGGTGCGCGCCGGGGTGCGACCCCCGCCCTCGCTGGTCAACATCTACAAGGAACTCGAGAGCGATCTCGGCCTGCCCCGCCCCGCCGGCGGCGACCTGTCGCGGTGGGCAGAGCAGGGCGTGCTGCTGCTCAACAACACGCTGACGGTCGAGGCGGGCCTCGCGGGGAGCCATGCCGGGCGCGGGTGGGACGCCGTGACCGATGCCTGCGTCGCGGCGGTGGCGGCGAGCGAGCGGCCGACCGTCTTCATCCTGTGGGGCAGCCACGCGAGGAAGAAGGCTTCGCGGGTGCCCGCGCTGGGCCGGTCCTCCCACCACCTCGTGCTGACCTCGGCCCACCCCAGCCCGCTCTCCGCCCACAACGGCTTTTTCGGCTCGCGCCCCTTCAGCCAGGCCAACGCCTTTCTGGAAGCCGCGGGGCGCGGGCGCATAGACTGGAGCTTGTGA
- a CDS encoding ABC transporter transmembrane domain-containing protein, which produces MHGEHPTRDPETASDELPEGAGAVLHGADEPAPKSRTLAPLRMVFGAALQYPRQIAFALTALVITSAATLAIPYRFKVIIDEGFSGASSTDDIARAFQYLLMIVVILGVGTAFRFYFVSWIGERVVADLRLKVQQNLLRLSPGFYEVNSPKEISSRMTSDTTIIENVVGGTVSIALRNTLTAIGGIIMLFYLAPTLTLGLLLAIPLIVVPIVFFGRRIRTVSRTSQDRIADVGAYVTEVLSAMKIVQSFGQERREGERFARVVETTFETARRRILLRAAMTSLVILLVFGAVTMVMWRGALAVAAGEITGGTIAAFVLVGGLVAGAFGALTEVYGDLLRGAGAASRLAELLEAKPDIAPPARPERLPEPARGSLSFRNVTFRYPARPDSPALRDFTLEIEPGETIAIVGPSGAGKSTIFQLVERFYDPQGGTIRLDGVPLTSADPADIRSRIALVPQVGVLFSANARDNLRYGKWDATDEQIWQAARAANAETFLRALPQGLDTHLGEGGTQLSGGQQQRIAIARALLRDAPILLLDEATSALDAESEQLVQQALEGLMQGRTTLVIAHRLATVRAADRIVVLDEGRIVEQGTHEALTKAGGLYARLARLQFTADAA; this is translated from the coding sequence ATGCACGGCGAACACCCCACGCGCGACCCCGAGACCGCCTCCGACGAGCTGCCGGAAGGCGCCGGGGCCGTGCTGCACGGGGCAGACGAACCCGCGCCGAAGTCGCGCACGCTCGCGCCGCTCCGGATGGTGTTCGGCGCCGCGCTGCAATACCCGCGCCAGATCGCCTTCGCGCTCACCGCGCTGGTGATCACCTCGGCGGCGACGCTGGCGATCCCCTATCGGTTCAAGGTGATCATCGACGAGGGCTTCTCGGGCGCGAGCAGCACCGACGACATCGCCCGGGCCTTCCAGTACCTGCTGATGATCGTGGTGATCCTCGGCGTCGGCACCGCCTTCCGCTTCTATTTCGTCAGCTGGATCGGCGAGCGGGTCGTGGCCGACCTGCGCCTGAAGGTGCAGCAGAACCTGCTGCGCCTCTCGCCCGGTTTCTACGAGGTCAACAGCCCCAAGGAAATCTCCAGCCGGATGACCAGCGACACCACGATCATCGAGAACGTGGTGGGCGGCACGGTGTCGATCGCGCTCAGGAACACGCTGACCGCGATCGGCGGGATAATCATGCTGTTCTACCTCGCCCCGACGCTGACGCTCGGCCTGTTGCTGGCGATCCCGCTGATCGTGGTGCCGATCGTGTTCTTCGGCCGCCGCATCCGCACTGTCTCGCGTACCAGCCAGGACCGCATCGCCGATGTCGGCGCCTATGTCACCGAGGTGCTCTCGGCGATGAAGATCGTCCAGAGCTTCGGACAGGAGCGCCGCGAGGGCGAGCGGTTCGCAAGGGTGGTCGAAACCACCTTCGAAACCGCGCGGCGGCGCATCCTGCTGCGCGCGGCGATGACCTCGCTGGTGATCCTGCTGGTATTCGGCGCGGTGACGATGGTGATGTGGCGCGGCGCGCTGGCGGTGGCGGCAGGCGAGATCACGGGCGGCACCATCGCCGCCTTCGTGCTGGTCGGCGGGCTGGTCGCGGGGGCCTTCGGCGCGCTCACGGAAGTCTACGGCGATCTGCTGCGCGGCGCGGGCGCGGCGAGCCGGCTGGCCGAACTGCTCGAGGCGAAGCCCGACATCGCGCCCCCCGCCCGGCCCGAACGCCTGCCCGAGCCGGCGCGCGGCAGCCTCAGCTTCCGCAATGTCACCTTCCGCTATCCCGCCCGCCCCGACAGCCCGGCGCTCAGGGACTTCACGCTCGAGATCGAACCGGGCGAGACCATCGCCATCGTCGGGCCCTCGGGGGCGGGCAAGTCGACGATCTTCCAGCTGGTCGAGCGGTTCTACGATCCGCAGGGCGGCACGATCCGGCTCGATGGGGTGCCGCTGACCAGTGCCGATCCGGCCGACATCCGCTCGCGCATCGCGCTCGTCCCGCAGGTCGGCGTGCTGTTCAGCGCCAATGCGCGCGACAACCTGCGCTACGGCAAGTGGGACGCGACCGACGAGCAGATCTGGCAGGCCGCCCGCGCCGCCAATGCCGAAACCTTCCTGCGCGCCCTGCCGCAGGGTCTCGACACGCATCTCGGCGAGGGCGGGACCCAGCTTTCGGGTGGGCAGCAGCAGCGCATCGCCATCGCCCGCGCGCTCTTGCGCGATGCACCGATCCTGCTGCTCGACGAGGCGACCAGCGCATTGGATGCCGAGAGCGAGCAGCTCGTCCAGCAGGCGCTCGAAGGGCTGATGCAGGGCCGCACCACGCTGGTGATCGCCCACCGCCTCGCCACGGTGCGCGCCGCCGACCGGATCGTGGTGCTCGACGAGGGCCGGATCGTCGAGCAGGGCACCCACGAGGCGCTGACCAAGGCGGGCGGGCTCTACGCGCGCCTCGCAAGGCTCCAGTTCACCGCCGACGCGGCGTAG
- a CDS encoding M13 family metallopeptidase, protein MIHKTAALIGASLFALAAPALADTHDHQGEIETLQSADTGSDLPTISFGTWGFDPAYIATDIKPGDDFNAYANKKWIDANPLPPEFSRIGAFVLLGEKSVADVKALMDDLAARDPASLSGDEKRILDAYRTYLDTAAIEAAGLAPAKPYLDRIAAATTLDDLAKLWAEPGFASPLSASVGIDAKQPDRHIAQVGFGGLGLPDRDYYLDTSDKGRAIQDKYKSYLAFLLGEAGYEDPEAQAAEVYAFEDRIAREVAWDRAVRRNRDLTYNLLTADELGAISGKVPVAAMLEQIGIAQSPGFVVALMPPTAEEIAQYKLDEATRAKIGSGLPGMFTMLGDTPVETLKAWMIKEFLSDHAAVLPARFDAANFEFFGKTLRGTPEQRPRWKRAIGETEGLIGELVGKAYVARYFPPENKAAMDELVANLRLALGQSIDEITWMGEATKAQARAKLASFDPKIGYRPNLETYDGLAITAGNPVANRMAAAKWRRADNTAKLGEPIDRTEWSMLPQTVNAYYSPVKNEIVFPAGILQQPFFALTNDIAVNYGAIGGVIGHEMGHGFDDQGSKSDATGALRNWWTDADRAAFDTLGNRLVAQYDAFCPLDEGKTCVNGRLTLGENIGDVGGLSMAYRAYKIATKGKEVPVIDGLTGDQRFFLAWAQVWRSTQREENYRNRLRTDSHSPEEYRVNGVVRQLDEWYEAFGVKPGDAMYLPPEQRVRIW, encoded by the coding sequence ATGATCCACAAGACCGCCGCCCTCATCGGGGCGAGCCTGTTTGCACTCGCCGCCCCCGCGCTGGCCGATACGCATGACCATCAAGGCGAGATCGAGACGCTCCAGAGCGCCGACACCGGCTCCGACCTGCCGACCATCAGCTTCGGCACCTGGGGCTTCGATCCGGCCTACATCGCCACCGACATCAAGCCGGGCGACGATTTCAACGCCTATGCCAACAAGAAGTGGATCGACGCCAATCCGCTCCCGCCCGAGTTCAGCCGCATCGGGGCCTTCGTCCTGCTGGGCGAAAAGAGCGTCGCCGACGTCAAGGCGCTGATGGACGATCTCGCCGCGCGCGATCCCGCCAGCCTTTCGGGCGACGAGAAGCGCATTCTCGATGCCTATCGCACCTATCTCGACACCGCGGCGATCGAGGCGGCGGGCCTCGCTCCGGCCAAGCCGTATCTCGACCGCATCGCCGCAGCGACCACGCTCGATGATCTGGCGAAGCTGTGGGCCGAACCGGGCTTCGCCAGCCCGCTCAGCGCCTCGGTCGGGATCGATGCCAAGCAGCCCGACCGGCATATCGCGCAGGTCGGCTTCGGCGGGCTCGGCCTGCCCGACCGCGACTACTATCTCGACACCTCGGACAAGGGCCGCGCGATCCAGGACAAGTACAAGTCCTACCTCGCCTTCCTGCTCGGCGAGGCGGGCTATGAAGACCCCGAGGCGCAGGCCGCCGAAGTCTACGCCTTCGAGGACCGCATCGCCCGCGAGGTCGCCTGGGACCGCGCCGTGCGCCGCAACCGCGATCTGACCTACAACCTCCTGACCGCCGACGAACTCGGCGCGATCAGCGGCAAGGTGCCGGTCGCGGCGATGCTCGAGCAGATCGGGATCGCGCAGAGCCCCGGCTTCGTGGTCGCGCTGATGCCGCCCACGGCCGAGGAGATCGCCCAGTACAAGCTCGACGAGGCGACCCGCGCCAAGATCGGATCGGGCCTGCCGGGGATGTTCACGATGCTCGGCGACACCCCGGTCGAGACGCTCAAGGCGTGGATGATCAAGGAGTTCCTGTCCGATCATGCCGCGGTCCTTCCGGCGCGCTTCGATGCGGCGAACTTCGAGTTTTTCGGCAAGACCCTGCGCGGCACGCCCGAACAGCGCCCGCGCTGGAAGCGCGCCATCGGCGAGACCGAGGGGCTGATCGGCGAGCTGGTCGGCAAGGCCTACGTCGCGCGCTACTTCCCGCCCGAGAACAAGGCGGCGATGGACGAGCTGGTCGCCAACCTGCGGCTCGCTCTCGGCCAGTCGATCGACGAGATCACCTGGATGGGCGAGGCGACCAAGGCCCAGGCCCGCGCCAAGCTGGCGAGCTTCGATCCCAAGATCGGCTACCGCCCCAATCTCGAGACCTATGATGGCCTCGCGATCACGGCGGGCAACCCCGTCGCCAACCGCATGGCTGCGGCGAAGTGGCGGCGGGCGGACAACACCGCCAAGCTGGGCGAGCCCATCGATCGCACCGAATGGTCGATGCTGCCGCAGACGGTGAACGCCTATTACAGCCCGGTCAAGAACGAGATCGTCTTCCCGGCGGGCATCCTCCAGCAGCCCTTCTTCGCGCTCACCAACGACATCGCGGTGAACTACGGCGCGATCGGCGGGGTCATCGGGCACGAGATGGGCCACGGCTTCGACGACCAGGGTTCCAAGTCCGACGCCACCGGCGCGCTGCGCAACTGGTGGACCGACGCCGACCGCGCCGCCTTCGACACGCTCGGCAACCGGCTGGTCGCGCAATACGATGCCTTCTGCCCGCTCGACGAGGGCAAGACCTGCGTCAACGGCCGCCTCACCCTTGGCGAGAACATCGGCGATGTCGGCGGGCTGTCGATGGCCTACCGCGCCTACAAGATCGCCACCAAGGGCAAGGAGGTGCCGGTGATCGACGGCCTCACCGGCGACCAGCGCTTCTTCCTCGCCTGGGCGCAGGTGTGGCGCTCCACCCAGCGGGAAGAGAACTACCGCAACCGCCTTCGCACCGACAGCCATTCCCCCGAGGAATACCGGGTCAACGGCGTCGTGCGGCAGCTCGACGAATGGTACGAGGCCTTTGGTGTGAAGCCCGGCGATGCGATGTACCTGCCGCCCGAACAGCGCGTCCGGATCTGGTAA